One region of Vitis vinifera cultivar Pinot Noir 40024 chromosome 1, ASM3070453v1 genomic DNA includes:
- the LOC132253824 gene encoding receptor-like protein 33 gives MASRKTTIPLLILLLSLFLKFLMVEALTINSNDSDLNMACIEVERKALPEFKHGLKDPSGRLSSWVGAVCCKWRGVDCNNQTGNVVKVFGRDTQMDWRKNVIIEATSFTRQHVDRRYSEQLCGLSYLHILDLALNNLSGSIPQCLGNLTALRSVTLLDIEFDDNPGSHFAYSERMELVVKGQDMEFDSILSIVNLIDLSSNNIWGEIPEEITNLSTLGTLNLSQNQLIGKIPEKIGTMQGLETLDLSCNCLSGPIPPSMSSITSLNHLNLSHNLLSGPIPTTNQFSTFNDPSIYEANLGLCGPPLSTNCSTLNDQDHTDEEEDEDEWDLSWFFISMGLGFPVGFWAVCGSLALKKSWRQAYFRFIDETRDRLYVFAAVNVARLKRKMETDGVHG, from the exons ATGGCAAGTAGGAAAACCACCATTCCACTCCTTATTCTTTTGCTTTCTCTGTTTTTGAAGTTTCTCATGGTTGAAGCTCTTACAATCAATTCTAATGACAGTGATCTCAACATGGCTTGCATTGAGGTAGAGCGGAAAGCGCTTCCTGAATTTAAACATGGTCTGAAAGATCCTTCAGGTAGGCTTTCTTCCTGGGTTGGTGCTGTTTGCTGCAAGTGGAGAGGTGTGGATTGCAACAACCAAACAGGAAATGTTGTCAAG GTTTTCGGGCGAGACACCCAAATGGATTGGAGAAAAAATGTCATCATTGAGGCAACTTCGTTTACGAGGCAACATGTTGATAGGAGATATTCTGAACAACTGTGTGGGCTTTCTTATCTCCACATTTTGGATCTTGCGCTTAACAATTTATCAGGATCCATCCCACAATGCTTAGGCAATTTGACTGCTTTACGTTCTGTGACCTTATTAGACATCGAATTTGATGACAACCCCGGGAGTCATTTTGCCTATTCAGAGCGCATGGAGCTAGTTGTGAAGGGACAAGACATGGAATTTGATAGCATACTGTCAATTGTGAATTTGATTGATCTTTCTAGCAATAACATTTGGGGAGAGATCCCAGAAGAGATCACAAATCTCTCGACCCTGGGTACCTTGAATTTGTCCCAAAACCAATTGATTGGAAAGATACCTGAGAAGATCGGAACCATGCAAGGGCTAGAAACTCTTGACCTCTCATGCAACTGCCTTTCAGGTCCAATTCCTCCAAGCATGTCTTCTATAACCTCATTGAACCATTTGAACCTATCACATAACCTCCTGTCAGGACCAATTCCAACAACCAACCAGTTCTCGACATTCAATGATCCATCCATTTATGAGGCGAACCTGGGACTTTGTGGGCCTCCATTGTCAACCAACTGCTCCACTCTAAATGATCAAGATCACACAGATGAGgaggaagatgaagatgaatgGGACCTGTCATGGTTCTTCATAAGCATGGGATTGGGCTTTCCGGTGGGATTTTGGGCTGTATGTGGCAGTTTGGCTCTAAAGAAGTCTTGGAGGCAGGCTTATTTCCGGTTCATTGATGAAACCAGAGATAGGTTATATGTCTTCGCTGCAGTGAATGTGGCTCGTCTGAAAAGGAAGATGGAAACAGATGGAGTTCATGGCTGA